The following are encoded in a window of Deltaproteobacteria bacterium genomic DNA:
- a CDS encoding GyrI-like domain-containing protein: MTPFQEIKKVRGMKAVGARVDASVWNLDTAFSRLYDKAMERKIMFKQPGVGIRHERLGVPDPFHADYEVLYPLIEEAIGEIEDPVPGMEIVTLPEQEVASFAHRGPYDWIPCTYEKVLDWLRENRYEIAGETREVFLVAPEPHAGGTQDDMLTEIQVPIRLRSAA, translated from the coding sequence ATGACCCCATTTCAGGAGATAAAGAAGGTGCGCGGGATGAAGGCCGTCGGGGCCCGCGTCGACGCTTCCGTATGGAACCTGGACACCGCCTTTTCCAGGCTGTACGACAAGGCGATGGAGCGGAAGATCATGTTCAAGCAGCCGGGGGTTGGGATCCGGCACGAACGTCTCGGCGTGCCCGATCCCTTCCACGCGGATTACGAGGTTCTGTATCCGCTGATCGAGGAGGCGATCGGGGAGATAGAGGATCCGGTCCCGGGAATGGAGATCGTGACTCTTCCCGAGCAGGAAGTCGCCTCCTTCGCCCATAGGGGGCCGTACGACTGGATTCCTTGCACCTACGAAAAAGTGCTGGACTGGCTCCGGGAGAACCGGTATGAAATAGCCGGTGAGACCCGGGAGGTGTTCCTGGTGGCTCCCGAGCCGCACGCGGGCGGGACGCAGGACGACATGCTGACGGAGATACAGGTCCCGATCCGCCTTCGCTCCGCGGCCTGA
- a CDS encoding histone deacetylase → MSVEPGSFLRGLVLSDPPPSKELILSELSRLASEHVLFGAEVNPEILKKSESGSKFLIRDPPPHVRQLALWESLFGNRILPNRLLELLGARFRDFAHRECMLLFARDRLVYDTRIVHGEEHIGDLTMFLRTEHERGPGLLGLFRGRMLKIVFIENISLREQSSGYASDLFRYYEELFGRLGFHQFRLKASLSVGKYYWAKEGFDCMDGSGVERMKTGLADLVRSKNLPVNEWEIDRLNHAYDVALFRRDLKIPVYRDKEGYYALEKDSINTEEVLLPLGKAFLLSSDSWDGYKVIYTDTPRRTGFIYSDRYLEHRTPTGHVEHSKRLEALLKAIDRDGLRDSLVFLKPYPADREFIGKIHDDAYIESFREAAASGASHFRTRDCSLSQRSYEVALLAAGGVMAGVDAVMNRRVENVFCAVRPPGHHATRNAAMGFCFINNVAVGAVYARAAYGVKRILILDWDVHHGNGTQEIFEEDPFTYFLSFHEHPTFCFPGTGRRMERGKGDGQGATLNIPLRPHAGDAELAELFDREALPEIDRFRPDLIMISAGFDAHRDDPIADIELTDGSFVYMTRRICEAADRHCGGKIVSVLEGGYHRPAFAASVIAHLRTLQGRSENQQV, encoded by the coding sequence ATGAGCGTTGAACCGGGATCCTTTCTTCGCGGACTGGTCCTGTCCGACCCCCCTCCATCGAAGGAGTTGATCCTTTCCGAACTCTCCCGCCTTGCGTCGGAGCATGTACTGTTCGGCGCCGAGGTTAACCCGGAAATCCTGAAGAAATCCGAATCCGGTTCAAAATTCCTGATAAGGGATCCTCCGCCTCACGTAAGGCAGCTCGCTCTTTGGGAGTCCTTGTTCGGCAACAGGATCTTGCCCAATCGGCTTCTCGAGCTCCTGGGGGCCAGGTTCCGCGACTTCGCGCACCGGGAGTGCATGCTGCTGTTCGCCAGGGATCGCCTCGTCTACGACACCCGGATCGTCCACGGGGAGGAGCACATCGGCGACCTGACGATGTTCCTCCGTACGGAGCATGAGCGGGGGCCGGGACTTCTCGGGCTTTTCCGGGGACGTATGCTCAAGATCGTCTTCATCGAAAACATATCCTTAAGGGAGCAGAGCTCCGGATACGCGTCCGACCTGTTCCGCTATTACGAAGAGCTTTTCGGGAGGCTCGGCTTCCATCAATTCCGTCTTAAGGCCTCTCTCTCCGTGGGTAAATATTATTGGGCAAAAGAGGGCTTCGACTGCATGGACGGCTCCGGCGTGGAGCGGATGAAGACGGGGCTTGCCGACCTGGTTCGATCGAAGAACCTTCCTGTCAACGAATGGGAAATCGACCGGCTGAACCACGCATACGACGTCGCGCTGTTCCGGCGGGACCTGAAAATTCCCGTCTACCGGGATAAGGAGGGGTATTACGCCCTCGAAAAGGACTCCATCAATACGGAAGAGGTCCTGCTGCCGCTTGGAAAAGCATTTCTCCTCTCCTCGGACTCATGGGACGGGTACAAGGTCATCTATACCGACACTCCTCGCCGAACGGGATTCATTTATTCCGACCGGTACCTCGAGCACAGGACGCCCACAGGCCATGTCGAGCATTCCAAACGCCTGGAGGCGCTGCTGAAGGCGATCGACCGGGACGGACTCCGGGACAGCCTGGTGTTCCTGAAGCCCTACCCCGCCGACCGGGAATTCATCGGGAAGATCCACGACGATGCCTACATCGAATCGTTCCGCGAAGCGGCGGCAAGCGGGGCAAGCCACTTCAGGACACGCGACTGCTCCCTTTCGCAGCGCAGCTACGAAGTCGCACTGCTGGCGGCAGGCGGCGTCATGGCCGGGGTCGATGCTGTGATGAACCGACGGGTGGAGAACGTCTTCTGCGCCGTACGACCGCCGGGGCACCACGCCACGCGGAACGCCGCAATGGGATTCTGCTTCATCAACAACGTGGCAGTCGGCGCCGTTTACGCCCGCGCGGCCTACGGCGTGAAACGCATCCTCATACTCGACTGGGACGTCCATCACGGGAACGGCACCCAGGAGATCTTCGAGGAGGACCCATTCACGTATTTCCTGAGTTTTCACGAGCATCCGACCTTCTGCTTCCCCGGCACCGGAAGGCGCATGGAGCGGGGAAAGGGGGACGGCCAGGGGGCCACCCTGAACATACCGCTTCGGCCTCATGCGGGAGATGCGGAACTGGCCGAGCTGTTCGACAGGGAAGCCCTCCCCGAAATCGACCGGTTCCGGCCGGACCTGATCATGATCTCGGCGGGGTTCGACGCGCACCGGGACGATCCCATCGCGGACATCGAACTGACGGACGGTTCGTTTGTGTACATGACGCGCAGGATATGCGAGGCGGCGGACCGGCATTGCGGGGGGAAAATTGTCTCCGTCCTCGAGGGGGGATATCACCGGCCGGCATTCGCCGCGTCCGTGATCGCCCACTTAAGGACGCTTCAGGGAAGGAGCGAGAACCAACAGGTTTAA
- the selD gene encoding selenide, water dikinase SelD has translation MLSAIPPPSDPRVIVGTSHADDAGVFLLEEGAALVATVDFFTPIVDDPYTYGAVAAANSLSDVYAMGGEPLFALAVAAFPNDSKILPLLSDVMAGAADKAKEAGICIIGGHTVTDKEPKFGLSVTGRVNPARIWHNRGAKAGDLIVLTKPLGTGVATTCIKWGIAPKETENIVIESMSRLNAAAARAGRVAEIHTATDVTGFGLLGHLLEVLEGSGLCAEIRHSEIPVFPGVRELMKRKISPALEKVRGLPGAGWIHRTFGIHPIPRSSRENIAHQQAKVRFPPLFPEDEVFLMVDPQTSGGLLMFVPEERADALRGALAGAGQQSWWIGRTHRLTSPEMPRITVV, from the coding sequence GTGCTTTCCGCGATCCCTCCTCCCTCGGATCCGAGGGTGATCGTGGGGACTTCGCATGCAGACGATGCGGGTGTCTTTCTCCTCGAAGAGGGGGCGGCGCTGGTCGCGACGGTGGACTTCTTCACTCCGATCGTTGACGATCCATACACCTACGGGGCCGTCGCGGCGGCCAATTCCCTGAGCGATGTTTACGCGATGGGTGGCGAGCCGCTGTTCGCCCTTGCGGTCGCCGCCTTCCCGAACGATTCGAAGATCCTCCCCCTGCTTTCCGACGTGATGGCCGGGGCCGCAGACAAGGCGAAAGAAGCGGGGATCTGCATCATCGGGGGGCACACGGTCACTGATAAGGAACCGAAGTTCGGACTTTCCGTCACCGGCCGGGTGAACCCGGCCAGGATCTGGCACAACCGTGGGGCGAAGGCGGGCGATCTCATCGTATTGACCAAGCCTCTCGGTACCGGAGTGGCGACCACATGCATAAAATGGGGGATCGCCCCGAAGGAGACGGAGAACATCGTTATAGAGTCGATGTCACGGCTGAACGCGGCGGCTGCCCGGGCGGGACGCGTGGCGGAGATCCACACTGCGACCGACGTCACCGGTTTCGGACTTCTCGGCCATCTCCTCGAGGTCCTCGAGGGAAGCGGGCTTTGCGCTGAAATACGCCATTCTGAAATTCCCGTCTTCCCCGGAGTGCGCGAGTTGATGAAACGGAAGATCAGCCCGGCGCTGGAAAAGGTGCGCGGGTTGCCCGGGGCCGGATGGATCCATCGCACCTTCGGCATCCATCCCATACCGAGGAGCTCGCGGGAGAACATCGCCCACCAGCAGGCGAAGGTTCGGTTCCCCCCCCTCTTTCCCGAAGACGAAGTGTTTCTGATGGTCGATCCGCAGACTTCGGGCGGGCTGCTGATGTTCGTTCCGGAGGAGCGGGCGGATGCGTTGCGCGGTGCGCTCGCCGGAGCCGGCCAGCAGTCATGGTGGATAGGGCGCACTCACAGGCTGACTTCGCCGGAGATGCCGCGCATCACGGTCGTGTGA
- the otsB gene encoding trehalose-phosphatase, producing the protein MNSGARRLWVFDFDGTLSPLVPDRNAARLHQASRSLLKRLAADPRNQVAVLSSRSLEDLARRVPLPDLFLGGGSGLEWRLPDDRRVLPGKDAQKKLEKTRGAVFPALARLSALPGVELEDKRWSVAVHFRRISPGERYRLPSMIHGLKKLPGIRVFEGPAVAEVQFLRSAAKSFGIRRLCGILKFDPSCGSIFYAGDDENDAAAMRWVISKNGIAVAVGNSIRIPAVRHVDGPMELSRIVRELADSPPPQQKPGEKCGLDFSRGNPPAPRS; encoded by the coding sequence TTGAATTCCGGCGCCCGGCGGCTGTGGGTCTTCGATTTCGACGGAACCCTCTCGCCGCTGGTTCCCGACAGGAACGCGGCCCGGTTGCACCAGGCGTCCCGCTCCCTGCTGAAACGGCTTGCAGCCGACCCCCGGAACCAGGTCGCAGTTCTTTCGAGCCGCTCCCTCGAGGACCTTGCCCGCAGGGTCCCGCTCCCTGATCTGTTCCTGGGCGGTGGGAGCGGACTGGAATGGCGTCTTCCGGATGACCGCAGGGTTCTCCCCGGAAAAGACGCTCAAAAAAAACTGGAGAAGACTCGGGGGGCTGTCTTTCCCGCCCTCGCCAGGCTTTCGGCATTACCGGGGGTGGAACTGGAAGACAAACGTTGGTCCGTCGCGGTTCACTTCCGCCGAATTTCGCCCGGCGAGCGGTATCGTTTGCCATCGATGATCCACGGTCTCAAAAAACTTCCTGGAATCCGCGTCTTCGAGGGACCTGCGGTTGCCGAAGTGCAGTTCCTTCGTTCCGCCGCCAAGTCGTTCGGGATACGCAGGCTTTGCGGGATACTGAAGTTCGATCCGTCCTGCGGAAGCATCTTCTATGCGGGAGACGACGAAAACGACGCAGCGGCGATGCGGTGGGTCATCTCGAAGAACGGGATCGCGGTCGCGGTCGGGAACAGTATCAGGATTCCGGCGGTCCGGCACGTGGACGGGCCTATGGAACTCTCCCGTATCGTCCGGGAGTTGGCCGATTCTCCCCCGCCGCAGCAGAAGCCTGGTGAGAAATGCGGGTTAGACTTCAGCCGAGGAAATCCTCCAGCTCCGCGATCGTGA
- the asnB gene encoding asparagine synthase (glutamine-hydrolyzing): MCGIAGFLAHGKTRPGIEMLARMGEPLAVRGPDASGAWISGDGRVGLAHRRLSILDLTEGGAQPMSGADRLSVLSYNGEVFNYREIRKDLEKACHTFRGESDTEVILAACREWGVGGAVARFIGMFAFALWDAHAEKLFLVRDRLGIKPLYLARAPGLVMFASTLRPFLACPSFSREVDREALQYYLEFQYVPAPHSIFRDARKVLPGHIMEVLPDGNVRDRTYWDLSDHWGYGRRPARSEEEYLEELSGLLSSSIKYRMISDVPLGAFLSGGIDSSLTVALMQKAATAQVKTFSIGFRERGYDESGYAREVAKHIGTDHHEKICTAGEALALVRKIPEAYDEPFADSSAIPTMLVSEFTRSHVTVSISGDGGDELFCGYPRYEWVRQGWTFQGIPAVVRRPLCSLLSRIPVHKVQRAAESLRHGDPAQFYFHTVGIFEKGRLAEIIPEVTDDSHLSYYRTFLDDRWGGVVERAMATDIRTYLVDDILSKVDRASMAYSLEARVPLLDHRIVEFAARLPMDLKVRGGETKYLLRKVLYRLVPKELIDRPKMGFGIPVNRWLRNELKPLLEEYLGEDRVRREGFLLPEGVSRVVEEHLSGRQDHQYRLWALLVFAMWRERYLS, encoded by the coding sequence ATGTGCGGAATAGCGGGCTTCCTGGCGCACGGGAAAACCCGGCCGGGGATCGAGATGCTTGCCCGGATGGGGGAGCCGCTGGCGGTGAGGGGACCCGATGCGTCGGGCGCCTGGATATCCGGCGACGGACGTGTCGGCCTGGCTCATCGGCGGCTTTCCATCCTCGACCTAACGGAGGGCGGCGCCCAGCCGATGTCGGGAGCCGACCGGCTGTCGGTCCTTTCCTACAACGGCGAGGTATTCAACTACCGGGAGATACGGAAAGACCTCGAAAAGGCCTGCCATACCTTTCGCGGCGAATCCGACACCGAGGTGATCCTTGCCGCCTGCCGCGAGTGGGGGGTCGGGGGGGCCGTCGCCAGGTTCATCGGCATGTTCGCATTCGCCCTGTGGGACGCGCATGCGGAAAAACTCTTCCTTGTGCGGGACCGGCTCGGCATCAAACCGCTCTACCTGGCGCGGGCGCCGGGACTCGTCATGTTCGCCTCCACCCTCCGTCCGTTCCTCGCCTGCCCTTCCTTCTCCCGCGAGGTGGACAGGGAGGCGCTGCAGTACTACCTCGAGTTCCAGTACGTCCCCGCACCCCATTCAATCTTCCGGGACGCCCGCAAGGTGCTCCCCGGCCATATCATGGAGGTCCTGCCCGACGGCAACGTGCGCGACAGGACGTATTGGGATCTATCCGACCACTGGGGATACGGGAGAAGGCCGGCGCGTTCGGAGGAGGAGTACCTCGAGGAACTCTCCGGCCTGCTCTCTTCCTCCATAAAATACCGGATGATCAGCGACGTCCCGCTTGGGGCCTTCCTCTCAGGAGGGATCGACTCCTCCCTCACCGTCGCTCTCATGCAGAAGGCGGCCACAGCGCAGGTGAAGACCTTTTCCATCGGGTTCAGGGAAAGGGGATACGACGAGTCGGGATACGCCCGGGAAGTGGCGAAGCATATCGGGACGGACCATCACGAGAAAATCTGCACCGCCGGGGAGGCGCTCGCCCTTGTACGGAAAATTCCGGAGGCGTACGACGAGCCGTTCGCGGATTCATCGGCCATCCCGACGATGCTCGTTTCGGAATTCACGCGGAGCCACGTCACCGTCAGCATATCGGGAGACGGGGGGGACGAGCTTTTCTGCGGTTATCCCCGTTACGAGTGGGTCAGGCAAGGGTGGACGTTCCAGGGGATACCGGCCGTCGTGCGCCGCCCTCTCTGCTCGCTCCTGTCGCGCATCCCTGTCCACAAGGTGCAGCGGGCGGCCGAAAGCCTGCGCCACGGCGACCCGGCCCAATTCTATTTTCATACGGTAGGAATCTTCGAAAAGGGGCGGCTTGCGGAGATCATCCCCGAAGTGACGGACGACTCGCACCTGTCCTACTACCGGACGTTTCTGGACGACCGGTGGGGAGGGGTCGTCGAGCGGGCGATGGCCACCGACATACGCACCTACCTGGTGGACGACATCCTGTCGAAGGTCGACCGGGCCTCGATGGCTTACTCCCTGGAGGCGAGGGTCCCCCTGCTGGACCACAGGATCGTGGAGTTCGCCGCGAGGCTTCCGATGGACTTAAAGGTGCGCGGCGGAGAAACCAAATACCTCCTGCGCAAGGTCCTCTACCGCCTCGTTCCGAAGGAGCTGATCGACCGTCCGAAGATGGGGTTCGGCATCCCGGTCAACCGCTGGCTGCGCAACGAGCTGAAGCCCCTCCTGGAGGAATATCTGGGCGAGGACCGGGTCCGCAGGGAAGGGTTCCTGCTGCCGGAGGGTGTTTCCCGGGTCGTTGAAGAACACCTCTCGGGGCGGCAGGACCACCAGTACCGCCTCTGGGCGCTCCTCGTCTTCGCGATGTGGAGGGAGCGCTACCTGTCCTGA
- a CDS encoding CBS domain-containing protein yields the protein MFVGKRMTKKVITVGPEDTLEQAASLLAGHRIHRLPVVRDGRLVGIVSDSDIRNAAVRPVQPETGPVGSKTVGEIMTREVITVTPWDTVEDALLILQKKRLGALPVVEGSRVIGIITKADVLAALVETLDIEGIGARIEVLLPRDIASVRKLVGLISEKGIEVRSIVLAPHNDRFAAFLRLVTIDVPSVKDTLRKAGFTIAELEDFLG from the coding sequence ATGTTCGTCGGAAAAAGGATGACGAAGAAAGTGATCACGGTCGGGCCGGAGGATACGCTCGAACAGGCGGCCTCTCTTCTCGCCGGGCACCGGATCCACAGGCTGCCGGTGGTACGGGACGGCCGGCTCGTCGGGATCGTTTCCGACTCGGATATCCGCAACGCCGCGGTGCGTCCGGTCCAACCCGAAACGGGACCGGTGGGCTCTAAGACAGTCGGGGAGATCATGACACGCGAGGTCATCACCGTGACACCGTGGGACACGGTGGAGGACGCCCTCCTCATCCTTCAGAAAAAACGGCTGGGAGCGCTTCCGGTCGTCGAGGGGAGCCGCGTCATCGGGATCATTACAAAAGCGGACGTGCTGGCGGCGCTCGTGGAGACGCTGGATATCGAGGGAATCGGGGCGAGGATCGAGGTCCTCCTTCCGCGGGATATCGCCTCGGTGCGGAAGCTGGTCGGCCTTATCAGCGAGAAGGGAATAGAGGTGCGAAGCATCGTCCTCGCGCCGCACAACGACCGGTTCGCCGCCTTCCTGCGCCTCGTGACGATCGACGTGCCCTCAGTCAAGGACACGCTCAGAAAGGCAGGCTTCACGATCGCGGAGCTGGAGGATTTCCTCGGCTGA
- a CDS encoding DoxX family protein produces MERLVSVGLLVSRILVSCIFIYSGAGKVLAFQQTQAYMAGAGMHATGLFLVLAILFELGGGLSVLLGYYPRLGALALILFLVPTTFVFHRNFSDAAQIAHFAKNFAIIGGLFAIVASGGGEFSLGCKPSNPATQNQGRS; encoded by the coding sequence ATGGAGCGCCTTGTTTCCGTGGGACTGCTCGTCTCCCGCATCCTTGTTTCCTGCATATTCATCTATTCCGGGGCAGGGAAGGTGCTCGCTTTCCAGCAGACGCAGGCTTACATGGCTGGCGCCGGGATGCATGCGACCGGATTGTTCCTGGTCCTTGCGATCCTGTTCGAGCTGGGGGGAGGGCTCTCGGTACTGTTGGGGTATTACCCGAGGCTGGGCGCGCTTGCCCTGATCCTCTTCCTCGTTCCGACCACTTTCGTATTTCACCGGAACTTTTCCGACGCCGCCCAGATCGCCCACTTCGCCAAGAACTTCGCGATCATCGGCGGGCTGTTCGCGATCGTCGCATCCGGCGGCGGCGAGTTCTCCCTCGGATGCAAGCCGTCGAATCCCGCAACTCAAAATCAGGGACGTTCTTAA
- a CDS encoding OFA family MFS transporter, with product MAEEKLTNRWLMVAAALVLQLCLGVLYAWSVFVGPLKAQFGYSVKEASYPFMASLFFFAVGMIFAGRWQDKAGPRKVAIFGGLLLGAGAILSGVLHPTVGGLVFSYGVLGGLGVGFAYVTPIATCIKWFPDMRGTITGLAVFGFGAGTLIFGPLINKLVAAQGLATTFYVLGVVFIACVCGAGSMFKAPPAGYKPAGWNPPAPAAGVAQKADWSPNEMIGSGQFWLLWIIYFFGAAAGLMIIGQAVPIGLEVAKLTPAVAAGGLGIMALLNGLGRLVHGSISDKLGRQKTVMLMFAQYMIAFVLILPNADSFMKWLVGICIVGFAYGGYLALMPSLTADYFGTKSLGQNYGYLFTAWGVAGLGGPFMIAYIKTATGAVTNAMYAITVACVIGLVLCFFSKRPVFKGAA from the coding sequence ATGGCGGAAGAGAAATTGACAAATCGTTGGTTGATGGTCGCCGCGGCCCTCGTGCTGCAATTGTGCTTGGGAGTTCTCTATGCTTGGTCGGTATTCGTGGGACCGTTAAAGGCGCAGTTCGGGTACAGCGTCAAGGAAGCCAGCTACCCGTTCATGGCCTCGCTCTTCTTCTTCGCCGTGGGAATGATCTTCGCGGGAAGGTGGCAGGACAAGGCCGGTCCCCGGAAGGTCGCGATCTTCGGCGGGCTGCTGCTGGGCGCCGGCGCGATCCTCTCGGGCGTGTTGCACCCGACGGTCGGCGGGTTGGTCTTCTCTTATGGAGTCCTCGGTGGGTTGGGCGTCGGGTTCGCCTACGTGACCCCGATCGCAACCTGCATCAAGTGGTTCCCCGATATGCGCGGGACGATCACGGGCCTCGCGGTATTCGGGTTCGGCGCGGGAACGCTGATCTTCGGACCACTCATCAACAAGCTGGTCGCCGCCCAGGGTCTCGCGACAACGTTCTACGTCCTCGGTGTGGTCTTCATCGCATGCGTCTGCGGCGCGGGCAGCATGTTCAAGGCTCCCCCGGCGGGTTACAAGCCTGCCGGCTGGAACCCCCCGGCCCCCGCGGCGGGCGTGGCGCAGAAAGCCGACTGGTCACCGAACGAGATGATCGGCTCCGGGCAGTTCTGGCTACTGTGGATCATCTACTTCTTCGGCGCGGCCGCGGGCCTCATGATCATCGGGCAGGCGGTTCCGATCGGGCTGGAAGTCGCCAAGCTCACCCCGGCGGTTGCGGCGGGCGGACTCGGGATCATGGCGCTCTTGAACGGCCTCGGCCGTCTGGTGCACGGGTCGATCTCAGACAAGCTGGGCCGCCAGAAGACCGTTATGCTGATGTTCGCGCAATATATGATCGCGTTCGTCCTGATCCTTCCCAATGCCGACAGCTTCATGAAGTGGCTGGTGGGGATCTGCATCGTCGGCTTCGCCTATGGGGGATACCTGGCCCTGATGCCCTCGCTCACGGCGGACTACTTCGGTACGAAGTCCCTCGGCCAGAACTACGGCTACCTGTTCACGGCGTGGGGTGTCGCCGGACTCGGTGGACCGTTCATGATCGCCTACATCAAGACGGCGACGGGCGCCGTCACGAACGCCATGTACGCGATCACCGTGGCGTGCGTGATCGGCTTAGTGCTCTGCTTCTTCTCCAAGCGGCCGGTCTTCAAGGGAGCTGCGTAA
- a CDS encoding MBL fold metallo-hydrolase, whose amino-acid sequence MGKVDIGRVRSLSIKCLSEVAWHDNNRMRLDVRESGGLQADQFDVKWTPGNAAGVSALIESIDGGGRPRKILMDTGWDVEYMDGVFRREGVDGMLSRGEIDFLYVTHEHVDHFWGLPAVLKYRPDIKILLPAGFSEKSLEILKQSGHTGKVKELGPEAPHFLFPGCASATFDIPIFLKTHGEQALYIHVEGRGMVTVTGCCHPGVITLLEYARESFDGFTEFHGVYGGLHISPFEEWGPAQDELLDKLKTFRLQRLACNHCTGILTVQKMLERGMPVVMGSGAQGSQSEYYLGNGDTIVF is encoded by the coding sequence ATGGGCAAGGTAGACATCGGGCGTGTGAGATCGCTTTCCATCAAGTGCCTCTCCGAAGTCGCATGGCACGACAACAACAGGATGCGGCTCGATGTCCGGGAGTCCGGCGGACTGCAGGCCGACCAGTTCGACGTCAAGTGGACTCCGGGGAACGCCGCCGGGGTCTCCGCTCTCATAGAGTCGATCGACGGCGGCGGACGCCCGCGGAAGATCCTGATGGACACTGGCTGGGACGTGGAGTACATGGACGGCGTTTTCCGGCGCGAGGGTGTCGACGGGATGCTCTCCCGGGGAGAGATCGACTTCCTGTACGTCACCCATGAGCACGTGGACCATTTCTGGGGTCTGCCCGCCGTTCTCAAGTACCGCCCCGATATAAAGATCCTCCTTCCCGCGGGATTCTCGGAAAAAAGCCTGGAGATCCTTAAACAGAGCGGGCACACGGGGAAGGTGAAGGAGCTCGGGCCGGAGGCCCCCCACTTCCTGTTTCCGGGATGCGCATCGGCCACATTCGACATCCCCATATTCCTGAAGACCCACGGGGAACAGGCCCTCTACATCCACGTCGAAGGACGGGGGATGGTCACTGTCACGGGATGCTGCCACCCCGGGGTGATCACGCTCCTCGAATACGCCAGGGAATCGTTCGATGGATTTACGGAGTTCCACGGAGTTTACGGCGGGCTGCACATCTCCCCGTTCGAGGAGTGGGGCCCCGCCCAGGACGAGCTGCTGGACAAGCTAAAGACGTTCAGGCTGCAACGCCTTGCCTGCAACCACTGCACGGGGATCCTTACCGTTCAGAAAATGCTGGAGCGGGGTATGCCCGTCGTCATGGGATCGGGCGCGCAGGGCAGCCAGAGCGAATATTACCTCGGGAACGGGGACACGATCGTCTTCTGA